From Coccinella septempunctata chromosome 4, icCocSept1.1, whole genome shotgun sequence, a single genomic window includes:
- the LOC123310707 gene encoding trissin receptor isoform X2, whose protein sequence is MLKDDIYRQEETVKESSFKFKMNIFSSISSENELFTLEDNGNSEDDHYIFDENYVRILFFSLYTLVFCFCFFGNILIMFVIMLNRRLRSITNFFLANLALADFCVGIFCIYQNFFIYIIKSWSLGEFLCKMYLFIQTLSSTASILILVGICVERYFAIIYPIMSKRILTPKRLKIKMLIIWVVSMTYSSPRFIFGKTIMNVFSNGKGNETICIMNRQEYNSEVSDIFHFILFYCLPMLILSSLYTKISLCLWRSTKQVKKALDASNKSKKSNRNMDGNDRSQLTTAEHQHSGHNVLKARRGVIKMLMIVVFFFAICHLPFHLRKICLYWSSIYKASTDLSAILTPLTFLSTYLNSAVNPLLYAFLSNNFRREIRSMIRCFDSKKKKKYDIHLRLRGQQSSQYTSKTNNFTQTGSYDITSSQ, encoded by the exons ATGCTGAAGGATGA CATATATCGACAGGAAGAAACAGTGAAGGAAAGTAGTTTCAAATTTAAAATGAACATCTTCAGTTCGATTTCTTCTGAAAATGAATTATTCACACTTGAAGATAACGGTAATTCTGAGGATGACCATTACATATTCGATGAAAATTATGTAAGGATACTATTCTTTAGTTTGTATACGTTGGTCTTCTGTTTTTGCTTTTTTG GAAATATCCTCATTATGTTTGTGATAATGTTGAATCGTCGTCTTAGGTCCATCACAAACTTTTTCCTCGCTAATTTAGCATTGGCTGATTTTTGTGTTGGTATATTTTGTATATatcagaatttttttatatacatCATCAAGAG TTGGTCGCTGGGGGAATTCCTTTGTAAGATGTATCTTTTCATCCAAACTCTGAGTAGTACAGCAAGTATATTAATATTAGTTGGTATTTGCGTTGAACGATACTTTGCAATAATTTATCCCATAATGAGTAAACGAATTCTCACCCCTAAACGTCTAAAA atcAAGATGTTAATTATATGGGTCGTTTCAATGACATACAGTTCTCCCAGGTTCATTTTCGGTAAAACTATAATGAACGTTTTTTCGAATGGAAAGGGAAACGAAACGATATGTATAATGAACAGGCAAGAATATAATTCAGAGGTGTCGGATATTTTccactttattttattttactgCTTGCCGATGTTGATTTTATCA TCGTTATACACGAAAATTTCTTTATGCCTTTGGAGGAGTACAAAACAAGTGAAGAAAGCGCTAGATGCTTCCAATAAAAGCAAGAAATCCAACAGAAATATGGATGGGAATGATCGTTCCCAG TTGACCACCGCCGAACATCAACATTCGGGTCATAATGTTCTGAAAGCAAGAAGAGGAGTGATTAAAATGTTGATGATAGTAGTATTCTTCTTTGCTATATGCCATCTACCTTTCCACCTCAGAAAAATTTGTTTATATTGGTCATCTATTTACAAAGCTAGCACTGATCTGAGCGCAATCCTTACGCCTCTGACATTCCTGTCGACGTATTTAAATTCGGCTGTTAACCCCCTATTATATGCATTTTTATCGAACAACTTCAGGAG GGAGATACGGAGTATGATACGTTGCTTTgacagcaaaaaaaaaaaaaaatatgatattcatctgagacTGAGAGGTCAGCAATCCTCCCAATATACCTCCAAGACGAACAATTTCACTCAAACGGGATCTTACGATATTACCTCATCTCAATGA
- the LOC123310707 gene encoding trissin receptor isoform X1, with amino-acid sequence MRSFFNIYRQEETVKESSFKFKMNIFSSISSENELFTLEDNGNSEDDHYIFDENYVRILFFSLYTLVFCFCFFGNILIMFVIMLNRRLRSITNFFLANLALADFCVGIFCIYQNFFIYIIKSWSLGEFLCKMYLFIQTLSSTASILILVGICVERYFAIIYPIMSKRILTPKRLKIKMLIIWVVSMTYSSPRFIFGKTIMNVFSNGKGNETICIMNRQEYNSEVSDIFHFILFYCLPMLILSSLYTKISLCLWRSTKQVKKALDASNKSKKSNRNMDGNDRSQLTTAEHQHSGHNVLKARRGVIKMLMIVVFFFAICHLPFHLRKICLYWSSIYKASTDLSAILTPLTFLSTYLNSAVNPLLYAFLSNNFRREIRSMIRCFDSKKKKKYDIHLRLRGQQSSQYTSKTNNFTQTGSYDITSSQ; translated from the exons ATGAGAAGTTTTTTCAA CATATATCGACAGGAAGAAACAGTGAAGGAAAGTAGTTTCAAATTTAAAATGAACATCTTCAGTTCGATTTCTTCTGAAAATGAATTATTCACACTTGAAGATAACGGTAATTCTGAGGATGACCATTACATATTCGATGAAAATTATGTAAGGATACTATTCTTTAGTTTGTATACGTTGGTCTTCTGTTTTTGCTTTTTTG GAAATATCCTCATTATGTTTGTGATAATGTTGAATCGTCGTCTTAGGTCCATCACAAACTTTTTCCTCGCTAATTTAGCATTGGCTGATTTTTGTGTTGGTATATTTTGTATATatcagaatttttttatatacatCATCAAGAG TTGGTCGCTGGGGGAATTCCTTTGTAAGATGTATCTTTTCATCCAAACTCTGAGTAGTACAGCAAGTATATTAATATTAGTTGGTATTTGCGTTGAACGATACTTTGCAATAATTTATCCCATAATGAGTAAACGAATTCTCACCCCTAAACGTCTAAAA atcAAGATGTTAATTATATGGGTCGTTTCAATGACATACAGTTCTCCCAGGTTCATTTTCGGTAAAACTATAATGAACGTTTTTTCGAATGGAAAGGGAAACGAAACGATATGTATAATGAACAGGCAAGAATATAATTCAGAGGTGTCGGATATTTTccactttattttattttactgCTTGCCGATGTTGATTTTATCA TCGTTATACACGAAAATTTCTTTATGCCTTTGGAGGAGTACAAAACAAGTGAAGAAAGCGCTAGATGCTTCCAATAAAAGCAAGAAATCCAACAGAAATATGGATGGGAATGATCGTTCCCAG TTGACCACCGCCGAACATCAACATTCGGGTCATAATGTTCTGAAAGCAAGAAGAGGAGTGATTAAAATGTTGATGATAGTAGTATTCTTCTTTGCTATATGCCATCTACCTTTCCACCTCAGAAAAATTTGTTTATATTGGTCATCTATTTACAAAGCTAGCACTGATCTGAGCGCAATCCTTACGCCTCTGACATTCCTGTCGACGTATTTAAATTCGGCTGTTAACCCCCTATTATATGCATTTTTATCGAACAACTTCAGGAG GGAGATACGGAGTATGATACGTTGCTTTgacagcaaaaaaaaaaaaaaatatgatattcatctgagacTGAGAGGTCAGCAATCCTCCCAATATACCTCCAAGACGAACAATTTCACTCAAACGGGATCTTACGATATTACCTCATCTCAATGA
- the LOC123312535 gene encoding transcription initiation factor TFIID subunit 10: MNQNQQQPSEKAIEDQQELTLGQPLSDFLMQLEDYHPTIPDAVTGHIMRTSGFEPKDPRLLRLISIAAQKFISDIANDAFHHCKMRTSNNSTSSSKNSKSSKDRRYCLTMEDLTPALAEFGITVRKPQYYV, from the exons ATGAATCAGAATCAGCAACAACCTTCAGAAAAAGCGATTGAAGATCAACAAGAATTGACACTGGGTCAGCCCCTCAGCGATTTCCTCATGCAATTGGAGGATTATCATCCAACA ATTCCAGATGCCGTTACAGGTCATATTATGAGAACAAGTGGATTTGAACCAAAAGATCCTAGACTTCTGAGATTAATTTCTATTGCCGCCCAGAAATTTATTTCTGATATTGCTAATGATGCCTTTCATCATTGCAAGATGAGGACCAGTAATAACTCTACCAGCTCTTCTAAG AATTCAAAAAGTTCTAAGGATCGTCGTTATTGTCTTACCATGGAGGATCTAACCCCTGCTCTTGCTGAATTTGGAATAACTGTTCGAAAACCACAATATTATGTGTGA